From Prevotella melaninogenica, the proteins below share one genomic window:
- a CDS encoding AMP-binding protein: protein MDSIKSFNACIEKSIKDNWDKDALTDYLGATLQYHDVARKIEKLHILFENSGLKKGDKVALCGRNSSSWAVAFFATLSYGAVAVPVQHEFKPEQIYNIVNHSEAKLLFVGDVVATTIDGEQMPQLEGIIYLPDFSLILSRSESLTNARENLNALFGKKYPKFFRAEDVNYFKDEADDLALINYTSGTTGFSKGVMLSYRSVRSNLAWATADLKPHIKPGSKVLCMLPMAHMYGMICEFICQFSFGSHLYFLTRLPSPSLISQACTDIRPAIIIAVPMVVEKIIRKNVFPKVQSTATRMLLKMPVVSKKVKERISAIVMEAFGGNAYELVTGGAALNKEIEDFLVSINFPVTSGYGATECGPMVTYSDYKDFVPGSCGTAVLNMEVKIDSSDPANVPGEVITRGENVMLGYYKNEEATNAVLDKEGWYHTGDLGTMSADGHLFIRGRIKNMLLGSNGQNVYPEEIEDKLNSMSMVSECIIIQRGDKIVGLVYPDFDEAKEMGFSQSDLQEIMEQNRLELNNMLPSFCHLSAIELRDEEFAKTPKKSIKRYLYQEK from the coding sequence ATGGATTCTATAAAAAGTTTCAACGCGTGTATAGAAAAGAGTATCAAGGATAACTGGGATAAAGATGCTCTGACTGACTACCTTGGTGCTACACTTCAATACCATGATGTAGCCCGTAAAATAGAGAAATTACATATTCTTTTTGAGAATAGCGGTTTGAAGAAGGGTGATAAGGTTGCTCTTTGTGGTAGAAATTCCTCGTCATGGGCAGTTGCTTTCTTCGCAACTCTCTCTTATGGAGCTGTAGCAGTACCTGTTCAGCATGAGTTTAAGCCAGAACAGATTTACAATATTGTTAATCACTCGGAAGCAAAACTTCTCTTTGTTGGTGATGTTGTGGCTACAACAATCGATGGAGAACAGATGCCTCAGTTGGAAGGTATAATATATCTACCAGACTTCTCATTGATTCTTTCTCGTTCAGAATCATTGACAAATGCTCGTGAAAACTTGAATGCGCTCTTTGGAAAGAAGTATCCAAAGTTCTTCCGTGCAGAGGATGTAAATTATTTCAAAGACGAGGCTGACGACCTTGCACTGATTAATTATACCAGCGGAACTACTGGTTTTTCAAAGGGTGTGATGCTCAGTTATCGTTCTGTGCGTAGTAATCTCGCTTGGGCAACAGCCGATTTGAAACCACATATTAAGCCTGGTAGTAAAGTTCTTTGTATGTTGCCAATGGCTCACATGTATGGAATGATTTGTGAGTTTATCTGCCAGTTTAGCTTTGGCAGTCATCTATATTTCCTCACACGACTGCCGAGTCCTTCTTTGATTTCTCAGGCTTGTACTGATATTCGTCCTGCTATTATTATTGCAGTACCAATGGTTGTTGAGAAGATTATTCGTAAGAATGTCTTTCCAAAGGTACAAAGCACAGCAACTCGTATGCTGCTGAAGATGCCTGTTGTTAGCAAGAAGGTGAAGGAAAGAATCAGTGCGATTGTTATGGAAGCCTTTGGTGGCAATGCGTATGAACTTGTTACCGGCGGTGCAGCTCTTAACAAGGAGATAGAAGACTTTTTGGTAAGCATTAATTTCCCTGTAACAAGTGGGTATGGCGCAACAGAATGTGGTCCGATGGTGACTTATAGTGATTATAAGGACTTTGTACCCGGTTCTTGCGGCACGGCGGTTTTGAATATGGAGGTGAAGATTGATAGTTCTGATCCTGCAAATGTTCCAGGCGAAGTAATAACGAGGGGAGAGAATGTGATGCTTGGTTATTATAAGAATGAAGAGGCTACTAATGCTGTTCTTGACAAGGAAGGCTGGTATCATACGGGCGATCTTGGAACTATGAGTGCTGATGGTCATCTCTTTATTCGTGGACGTATAAAGAATATGCTTTTAGGCTCTAACGGTCAGAATGTTTATCCAGAGGAAATTGAAGATAAGCTAAACTCTATGTCTATGGTCAGTGAGTGTATTATCATTCAGCGTGGTGATAAGATTGTTGGCTTGGTTTATCCTGATTTTGATGAGGCAAAAGAGATGGGCTTCTCACAATCAGATTTGCAAGAGATTATGGAGCAGAACCGTCTGGAACTGAATAATATGTTGCCATCTTTCTGCCACCTCTCGGCTATAGAGTTGCGTGATGAAGAGTTTGCGAAGACTCCGAAGAAGAGTATTAAGCGCTATCTTTACCAAGAGAAGTAA
- a CDS encoding EFR1 family ferrodoxin (N-terminal region resembles flavodoxins. C-terminal ferrodoxin region binds two 4Fe-4S clusters.), producing MIFYFSGTGNSKWAAKTLALETGDTLVSIPEVINSDCSFTLEKDEHVGFIFPIHGWRVPNIVKEFLTKLTIKTLGEDTSHVKHYCFCLVTAGDSIGKAMERFQQQLKSVTVNDALSLKAVCSLIMPESYVGLPGMDVDTKEKELEKKELASKQLKEFSNILKQRPHKDSNQIWGWNQLIRGPIPSFFSGPVGGFFEHFLITDKPFHVDSRRCVKCGICANVCPVSDIKGGLGFEPEWLHNGKCLTCFSCYHHCPHHAIEFGKRTQKKGQYFYNKLSKRN from the coding sequence ATGATATTCTACTTTTCTGGTACAGGTAATAGCAAATGGGCTGCAAAGACATTGGCTTTAGAAACTGGTGATACACTTGTTTCAATCCCAGAAGTAATCAATAGCGACTGTTCTTTTACATTAGAAAAGGATGAACACGTAGGTTTCATCTTTCCTATACATGGTTGGAGAGTTCCGAATATTGTAAAAGAGTTTCTAACTAAATTAACAATAAAGACTCTGGGAGAAGACACTTCCCACGTTAAACATTATTGTTTCTGCTTGGTTACAGCTGGAGATTCTATCGGTAAAGCTATGGAACGCTTTCAGCAGCAATTAAAGAGTGTAACAGTGAATGACGCACTGTCACTTAAGGCGGTATGTTCTTTAATTATGCCAGAGTCATATGTTGGCTTGCCAGGTATGGATGTAGATACGAAAGAGAAAGAATTAGAAAAGAAGGAACTTGCTTCAAAGCAGTTAAAAGAATTCTCTAACATTCTTAAACAGCGTCCTCATAAGGATAGCAATCAGATTTGGGGTTGGAACCAACTAATAAGAGGTCCTATTCCTTCTTTCTTCTCTGGTCCTGTAGGAGGCTTCTTTGAACACTTCCTCATTACGGATAAGCCCTTTCATGTAGACAGTCGTCGATGCGTGAAGTGTGGTATTTGTGCAAATGTTTGTCCTGTTAGTGACATCAAAGGTGGCTTAGGCTTTGAACCAGAATGGCTACACAATGGCAAATGCCTCACCTGCTTCTCGTGTTATCATCACTGTCCACACCATGCAATTGAGTTTGGTAAACGTACACAGAAGAAGGGACAATATTTCTATAACAAATTAAGTAAAAGAAACTAA
- a CDS encoding YebC/PmpR family DNA-binding transcriptional regulator, with amino-acid sequence MGRAFEYRKASKLKRWGHMARTFTKLGKEIAIAVKAGGPEPENNPRLRAIIATCKRENMPKDNIQRAIKNAMGKDTSDYKEVTYEGYGPHGIAVFVETLTDNTTRTVGDVRSIFNKFNGNLGTQGSLSFLFDHKAVFTFKKKDGLDMEELILDLIDYGVEDEFDEDEEENEITIYGEPTSFGEIQKHLEDNGFEITSAEFTRIPNDLKDVTPEERETIDKMVERLEDFDDVQNVYTNMKPAED; translated from the coding sequence ATGGGTAGAGCATTTGAATATCGCAAAGCAAGTAAGCTCAAGAGATGGGGTCACATGGCCCGTACGTTCACAAAGTTAGGTAAAGAAATCGCTATTGCTGTTAAGGCAGGTGGTCCTGAGCCTGAGAACAACCCACGCCTTCGTGCGATTATAGCAACATGTAAGCGTGAGAACATGCCGAAGGACAATATCCAGCGCGCTATTAAGAACGCAATGGGTAAAGACACCAGCGACTACAAGGAGGTAACATACGAGGGTTATGGTCCTCACGGAATTGCTGTGTTCGTTGAGACATTGACCGACAATACTACACGTACTGTAGGTGATGTTCGTTCAATCTTCAACAAGTTCAATGGTAATCTTGGTACACAGGGTTCTCTTAGCTTCCTTTTTGATCATAAGGCAGTCTTCACCTTTAAGAAGAAGGACGGCTTGGATATGGAAGAGTTGATTCTCGACTTGATTGACTATGGCGTTGAGGACGAATTCGATGAGGATGAGGAAGAGAACGAAATCACAATCTATGGTGAACCAACAAGCTTCGGTGAGATTCAGAAACACTTGGAGGACAATGGCTTTGAGATTACTTCTGCTGAGTTCACTCGTATTCCTAACGACTTGAAGGACGTAACACCTGAAGAGCGTGAGACTATCGATAAGATGGTTGAGCGTTTGGAAGACTTCGACGACGTGCAGAATGTTTATACTAACATGAAGCCAGCTGAAGACTAA
- a CDS encoding ComEC/Rec2 family competence protein: MKKKMDLLMYPSVKLLLPLVLGIAVGDALEEDISSMFWWLMTICMIGITFVVWRKKYLQSLLLLFTVFLVGGTFVSMSRQAAKIQLPNKQITFKAVLLSNPVVRGKVIQTDLMVMTAGEPMKVKASILRDTITNRYRTLHLGDGIEASAYLEEPINFADATFDYARWLKLHGYSAETFIFYNQWQKTKVSLRQMSFLQRTSLSAALHREKLMRVLESNLDSTHLAVVSAMTLGDKHLISRDIKEDYSITGASHVLALSGLHLTILYSLLLFILSWCERVMPRGFKRGISELLILFILWSYVVLVGMSSSVVRSAVMLTIYSFVTLLNRERLSVNTLALTAIIMLVSNPNSLFDIGFQLSFISVWSILLFYPLIYELIPLQQKKSLFVFRWLWGMIAVSLAAQLGTAPLIAFYFGRVSTIFAVSSLIAVPCTMLIVLASFCLLLLSPLPSLSSFIGKCICVITEGLNTSLHWLASLPCACIEDVHVTIFQLFIYYFMLMAIWILWSFLAGKIEFK, encoded by the coding sequence GTGAAGAAGAAAATGGACTTACTGATGTATCCCTCAGTCAAGTTACTCTTACCTTTGGTGTTGGGTATTGCTGTTGGTGATGCTTTAGAAGAAGATATATCCTCTATGTTTTGGTGGTTGATGACAATCTGTATGATTGGCATTACCTTTGTGGTGTGGAGGAAGAAGTATCTTCAGAGTCTATTATTGCTCTTTACGGTCTTTCTTGTTGGTGGAACTTTTGTTTCAATGAGCCGGCAAGCTGCAAAGATACAGCTTCCCAATAAGCAAATAACCTTTAAGGCAGTTCTTCTTAGTAATCCTGTCGTTCGTGGTAAAGTCATACAAACAGACTTAATGGTTATGACTGCAGGCGAACCGATGAAGGTTAAGGCTTCAATACTTCGTGATACGATAACAAATCGTTATCGAACACTACACCTTGGAGACGGAATAGAAGCTTCAGCTTACCTTGAAGAACCAATAAACTTTGCGGATGCAACCTTTGATTATGCCCGCTGGTTGAAGTTACATGGCTATTCTGCAGAAACCTTTATCTTTTATAATCAATGGCAGAAAACCAAAGTGAGTCTTCGTCAGATGAGCTTTCTTCAACGTACATCTTTGTCTGCTGCGCTCCATAGAGAGAAGTTAATGAGAGTATTAGAAAGTAATCTTGATAGCACTCATTTAGCTGTTGTGTCTGCAATGACGCTTGGAGATAAACATTTGATTAGTAGAGATATAAAAGAAGATTACTCCATAACTGGTGCAAGTCATGTGTTAGCTTTGTCAGGTTTACATCTAACTATCTTGTATAGTTTGCTTTTGTTTATTCTGAGTTGGTGTGAACGTGTTATGCCCAGGGGCTTTAAAAGGGGAATCAGTGAACTTCTTATTCTGTTTATTCTATGGAGTTATGTCGTCTTGGTAGGGATGTCTTCGTCTGTTGTTCGTTCTGCAGTGATGCTGACTATCTACTCTTTTGTAACCCTCTTGAATAGAGAACGGTTGTCAGTTAATACTTTGGCACTAACTGCTATCATTATGCTTGTTAGCAATCCTAATAGTCTTTTCGATATAGGTTTTCAACTATCCTTTATCTCTGTATGGTCAATTCTATTGTTCTATCCACTCATTTATGAGTTAATCCCTTTACAGCAGAAGAAGAGTTTATTTGTTTTCAGGTGGTTGTGGGGAATGATTGCTGTGTCATTGGCTGCACAATTGGGAACGGCACCTTTGATAGCTTTCTATTTCGGAAGGGTCTCTACAATCTTTGCTGTTAGTAGTCTTATAGCTGTACCATGCACAATGCTAATCGTATTAGCATCATTCTGTTTGTTACTTCTTAGTCCATTGCCTTCTTTATCATCGTTTATTGGGAAGTGCATCTGTGTTATTACAGAAGGATTGAATACCTCACTTCATTGGCTTGCAAGCCTACCTTGCGCATGCATAGAGGATGTTCATGTAACCATTTTCCAGCTCTTTATATACTATTTCATGCTGATGGCTATTTGGATTTTATGGAGTTTTTTAGCTGGGAAGATAGAGTTTAAGTAA
- a CDS encoding M6 family metalloprotease domain-containing protein, which translates to MKTLKQLSLIVCLMLCSLTTWAAKAESIPVQVRQADGTVITVILRGDEHINWYTTLDGVLLVQGEDNNYYIGQVERNGKLIATKQLAHEALSRSQAERNLIAKQDKEKFFAYVNKIAEESENTYENSPLTRGPIIDSGYNGVPYFPHTGSPKALVILAEFQDTTFTIQDTKKVFTNYLMNEDHFTDSRYGQNQNYKGVRGYFKDCSYGQFTPIFDVVGPIKLPKKHAIYGAGNDRMDLLLADACAAVDDLVDFAKYDANNDGIVDLVYIIYAGHSANYHDNKVSNIWPKSGTITVSNKFDGKSIRRYGVSNELNGSDKTSKNNKKINGIGLFCHEFSHTLGLPDIYALDEEAKSQDNQGMEFWDLMDGGTEVRNGRVPASYLAWEREVMGWINIDELKNDITINNLKSIDNGGKAYKIVNPKNSNEYIVLQSIQKGPWNQGWGYGTYGKGLFAYRISYPSGKVNVFDYPNNVKGKPRVIPIPADGKILAAANAGGKLNVYTAQLNGDLYPYNGNNKINNFKMYDGTILNKSIFDIVENDAARYVSFKFKNNETNGIQAPSIIERSTSDNRIYTLDGRYVGTDASILPHGIYIQNNRKFVK; encoded by the coding sequence ATGAAAACATTAAAACAACTATCGCTCATAGTATGCCTGATGCTTTGTTCCCTTACTACTTGGGCAGCAAAGGCAGAATCAATACCTGTACAAGTAAGACAGGCTGATGGCACTGTTATTACTGTCATTTTGCGTGGTGATGAACATATCAACTGGTACACAACGCTTGATGGTGTATTACTTGTACAAGGTGAGGATAACAACTACTATATTGGACAAGTAGAGAGAAACGGAAAACTTATAGCAACAAAACAGCTTGCACATGAAGCACTATCTCGTTCACAAGCTGAGCGTAACCTGATTGCTAAGCAAGATAAGGAGAAGTTTTTTGCTTACGTTAATAAGATTGCTGAAGAATCTGAAAACACATACGAAAACTCTCCTCTTACACGAGGACCAATCATAGATTCTGGCTACAATGGCGTACCTTATTTTCCTCACACAGGTAGCCCAAAGGCCCTTGTCATCCTTGCAGAGTTCCAAGACACAACATTTACTATCCAAGATACAAAGAAGGTGTTCACAAACTATCTGATGAATGAGGATCATTTCACAGATTCTCGTTATGGTCAGAATCAGAACTACAAAGGTGTTCGTGGTTATTTCAAGGATTGTAGTTATGGACAGTTTACACCTATCTTTGACGTTGTAGGTCCTATCAAATTACCCAAGAAACATGCTATCTATGGTGCAGGTAATGATAGAATGGACTTATTACTTGCTGATGCTTGTGCTGCTGTGGATGATTTGGTAGACTTTGCAAAATACGATGCGAACAACGATGGTATCGTTGATTTGGTTTATATAATCTATGCAGGACATTCTGCCAATTACCATGATAATAAAGTTTCAAACATATGGCCAAAGTCTGGTACAATTACTGTCTCAAATAAGTTTGACGGTAAAAGTATCCGACGCTATGGAGTCAGCAATGAGCTTAATGGAAGTGATAAGACATCTAAGAATAACAAGAAAATTAACGGTATAGGTTTATTCTGTCATGAGTTCTCTCATACACTTGGACTCCCGGACATCTATGCTCTTGATGAAGAAGCAAAAAGCCAAGACAACCAAGGTATGGAGTTCTGGGACCTCATGGATGGTGGAACAGAAGTACGTAATGGACGTGTACCAGCATCTTATCTTGCTTGGGAACGTGAAGTAATGGGCTGGATAAATATTGATGAACTTAAAAATGATATCACTATAAACAACCTAAAGAGCATCGATAATGGAGGAAAGGCATACAAGATTGTCAACCCTAAAAATTCAAATGAGTATATTGTATTGCAGAGTATTCAAAAAGGACCATGGAATCAAGGCTGGGGATATGGTACATACGGGAAGGGGTTGTTTGCCTATCGCATCTCATACCCTTCTGGCAAAGTAAATGTCTTTGATTATCCCAACAATGTAAAGGGTAAACCACGTGTAATCCCTATCCCTGCAGATGGTAAAATATTAGCAGCTGCCAATGCTGGAGGAAAACTAAATGTATACACCGCTCAGCTCAATGGCGACCTTTACCCTTACAATGGAAACAACAAGATTAACAACTTTAAGATGTATGATGGTACTATTCTGAATAAGTCAATATTTGACATCGTAGAGAATGATGCTGCACGATATGTTAGTTTCAAGTTTAAGAACAATGAAACCAACGGTATTCAGGCACCTTCAATCATTGAAAGGAGTACATCTGACAACCGTATTTACACCCTTGACGGCAGATATGTAGGCACTGACGCCTCTATCCTACCTCATGGAATCTACATTCAGAACAACAGGAAATTTGTGAAGTAG